A DNA window from Hordeum vulgare subsp. vulgare chromosome 1H, MorexV3_pseudomolecules_assembly, whole genome shotgun sequence contains the following coding sequences:
- the LOC123403128 gene encoding uncharacterized protein LOC123403128, protein MADNRRGHGDPGGQVYSDGRKDKTQANRDDSDRRGHGDPGGQAYSDGRKDKTQANRDDSDRRGHGDPGGQAHSDGHKENTFADRDEWDRYRADEGVLPGNAPVESFLSKLARAAAASACHARHMKQTMGKYFNAQEKKEPTTYITREEFLDFKASLEHSLKEVKAAVDNSAKDQYTLIEACSSANSKIMQKVFRHLDEVSKEVKAAVDAGVKSQETSADTADKIFKLMDELSSTLKEAPLPPSKAGDLLSRLEKLALFPKKVINICDLVSYYATIIGGVCLTAGLFDSKLGLLDPKVEQSLIERFFPSNNPGLFEDIGRRTRDVLFKDFEPNMSVPIEPRLDDVMLLSSFANKSPVQIIVGNQLKLRHGSMGLDIKVDPTSHVSALLSFPCAFGADYVPKIRMCYPFRDSSTTLDAFYENAAVRANVSMHPVRGDAMLSLSGLFGTKAFNLGGEHGGAPWECRAEHLFSWWIC, encoded by the exons ATGGCCGACAACAG GCGAGGCCATGGAGACCCCGGAGGCCAGGTCTACTCCGACGGTCGCAAGGACAAGACGCAGGCAAATCGTGATGACTCGGACAG GCGAGGCCATGGAGACCCCGGAGGCCAGGCCTACTCCGACGGCCGCAAGGACAAGACGCAGGCAAATCGTGATGACTCGGACAG GCGAGGCCATGGAGACCCCGGAGGCCAGGCCCACTCCGATGGCCACAAGGAGAACACGTTCGCAGATCGTGATGAGTGGGATAG GTATCGCGCAGATGAGGGTGTTCTACCTGGCAACGCGCCCGTCGAGTCCTTCTTGTCCAAGCTCGCACGAGCGGCAGCCGCCTCAGCGTGCCACGCCAGACA TATGAAGCAAACCATGGGAAAGTACTTCAATGCTCAAGAGAAGAAAGAACCTACAACATACATCACTAG GGAAGAATTCCTTGATTTCAAGGCCTCTCTTGAGCACAGCTTGAAAGAAGTCAAGGCTGCGGTTGACAATTCTGCGAAAGACCAGTACACACTTATCGAGGCCTGCAGTTCTGCAAACTCTAAGATTATGCAGAAGGTCTTCCGCCACCTAGACGAAGTTTCCAAGGAGGTCAAGGCTGCTGTTGATGCCGGCGTCAAGTCCCAGGAAACAAGTGCTGATACCGCCGACAAAATCTTCAAACTAATGGATGAATTGTCGTCCACACTAAAAGAGGCCCCACTCCCCCCCTCAAAGGCCGGTGATCTTCTGAGCAGGCTTGAGAAGCTCGCCCTCTTCCCGAAGAAGGTTATAAACATATGTGACCTTGTCTCTTATTATGCCACCATAATTGGTGGCGTCTGTTTGACTGCAG GGCTTTTTGATTCAAAATTGGGACTTCTTGATCCGAAAGTAGAGCAGTCTCTTATTGAGCGTTTTTTCCCCAGCAATAATCCTGGCCTATTTGAAGACATTGGGCGCCGGACCAGAGATGTTTTGTTCAAGGACTTCGAGCCTAATATGAGCGTGCCGATCGAGCCCCGGCTTGATGATGTTATG CTCTTGTCCTCCTTTGCAAACAAGTCTCCTGTGCAGATAATCGTTGGGAATCAGCTGAAGCTTCGCCATGGATCAATGGGTCTCGACATAAAAGTTGATCCTACGAGTCAT GTTAGCGCACTACTGTCTTTCCCTTGCGCGTTTGGTGCTGATTATGTTCCAAAAATCCGTATGTGTTACCCGTTCCGTGACTCTTCCACT ACCTTGGATGCGTTCTACGAGAATGCTGCTGTTCGTGCCAACGTCAGCATGCATCCTGTTCGCGGTGATGCCATGCTGTCGTTATCTGGTCTGTTTGGCACCAAAGCCTTCAACCTGGGGGGGGAGCATGGAGGTGCACCCTGGGAATGTCGGGCGGAACATCTATTCAGTTGGTGGATCTGTTAG
- the LOC123452735 gene encoding ervatamin-B-like, with protein MFMFISIHFLNSLWQVSVYFYSFFELLVAGCCWAMVVVAAIEALYYIKRKEALLLSVQELIDCDTKSFGCAGGYTENALKYVQKNGISKESDYGYMGRERILGCKKSKTPAAAITGFRTIDNPNEESLEEAVSQQPVIIRLQCSGSFREYKGGIIDSPPAAPKSEGMFVHYVLIVGYDTDSAGVKFWRIKNTAGEGWGEGGFGKLPRHVADQRGVLGMFMYPAMYPVLDS; from the coding sequence ATGTTTATGTTTATTTCTATTCATTTTTTGAACTCCTTGTGGCAGGTTAGTGTTTATTTCTATTCATTTTTTGAACTCCTTGTGGCAGGTTGCTGCTGGGCTATGGTGGTTGTAGCAGCTATTGAGGCTCTATATTATATCAAAAGAAAGGAGGCACTTCTGCTATCAGTTCAGGAGCTGATCGACTGTGATACGAAAAGCTTCGGATGTGCAGGTGGCTACACTGAAAACGCGCTCAAGTACGTCCAGAAGAATGGTATATCCAAAGAATCGGACTATGGGTACATGGGCCGCGAACGTATACTAGGTTGCAAGAAAAGTAAGACACCAGCAGCAGCAATCACAGGTTTCAGAACAATCGATAACCCAAACGAAGAATCGCTGGAGGAGGCAGTATCACAACAACCGGTTATCATTCGCttgcagtgctcagggagcttccgAGAGTATAAAGGGGGTATTATTGACTCGCCACCAGCTGCACCCAAAAGCGAAGGGATGTTTGTGCACTACGTCCTGATCGTCGGTTATGACACTGACTCCGCTGGTGTCAAGTTCTGGCGTATCAAGAACACTGCCGGTGAGGGTTGGGGCGAGGGAGGCTTCGGGAAACTCCCCAGGCACGTCGCTGACCAGCGAGGCGTGCTGGGTATGTTTATGTATCCAGCAATGTATCCGGTGCTGGACAGCTGA